The following is a genomic window from bacterium.
AGCAACCGTCGCCACCCGGCGAACGAGCGATGCCATTCCGCGTCCGTGTCCCGTTGAATCCACGTGCGCGCGACATGCTTGAGACGGAACAGCGGCGAAGCCGGATTCTCCTCGTTGATCAACAGGACACGGCCGCTGGCCAGCCACCGGGCCAACCTGGCCACGAAGGTCTCCACGTGCGGCAGGTGATGCAGCGCATACGCCAGCACCACCACGTCCGGCTGGCCTTGCAGGAACGCGTCGACGCGTACCTCCCACTCGCGGTCCGCCAGGACGTCGACCACCCAAAACGTTCCGCCCAATTTCTCCTCGCCGGTGAACAAGCGCGCCAGGCGCACCTCCTCCGGATCGCGGTCCAGTCCCAGCAGCGTGTGACCTGCCGCCGCGATCGTGGCGCCGATGATCCCGCCG
Proteins encoded in this region:
- a CDS encoding class I SAM-dependent methyltransferase; this translates as MKAADPRHHVAGLLARAAAFLARHRATPGAHATYAYFTEHPVAPLNRKRLATILGEIQAGARAKGRPLRVLDLACGGGIIGATIAAAGHTLLGLDRDPEEVRLARLFTGEEKLGGTFWVVDVLADREWEVRVDAFLQGQPDVVVLAYALHHLPHVETFVARLARWLASGRVLLINEENPASPLFRLKHVARTWIQRDTDAEWHRSFAGWRRLLASHGFETTPPIGLDLMPGMARILPGRCWSLVFRAERK